A genomic region of Gloeocapsopsis dulcis contains the following coding sequences:
- a CDS encoding type I polyketide synthase has protein sequence MMSNQLKGIAIIGMAGRFPGAKSVNEFWQNLCNGVESISHFSDEELLAAGVDPADLSDRNYVKAGFVLEDIEKFDAAFFGFSPREAELLDPQQRVFLECAWEALENAGYNPKVDNNFTGLYAGGNLSTYLFYNLASHPELLKSLHLPITLGNDKDFIPTRVSYKLNLKGPSVNVGTACSTSLVAVHLACRGLLSYQCDMALAGGVAIQVPQVAGYFYEPGGMASADAHTRTFDAKATGGPFGRGAGVVVLKRLADAVADGDYIYGVIKGSAINNDGAMKVSYTAPSVNGQAEVIAEAQAIASFAPETITYIETHGTATALGDPIEIRALEKVFRAGTNKKGFCAIGSVKTNVSHLNTAAGVTSLIKTALALKCEQIPPSLYFEEPSPEIDFANSPFYVNTQLSAWPTNGTPRRAGVSSFGLGGTNAHVVLEEAPEQEQGSREAEEQGRNYQLLVLSAKTNSALEAATANLINHLQQHPELNLADVAYTLQVGRHPFNHRRTVVCQDIPDAIVALQNPKRVLTSTEETNERPVAFMFTGLGTQYINMTEELYQVEPTFREHIDLCCSLFQPLLGVDLKQVIYPTSESTKPEATTANPGIDLRQMLGRNTQPADPTTQKLNQTSLTQPALFTIEYALAQLWMSWGMRPVAMIGYSLGEYVAATLAGVLSLKDAVTLVAKRAQMIQELPSGAMLAVPLSEEEVQPFLSPHLSLSAINGASQCVLAGTIEAVRELEQQLTAKGVACRRLQTSHAFHSFMMQAIADSFTALVQTINFKPPQTPYLSNVTGTWITPEQATNPSYWTQHMCQPVRFADGVNHLWKQRSPVLLEIGAGQALSSLAMQCLDNVDDELVILSSLRYAYERQSDVAFILNTLGQLWLAGAKIDWSGFHTHERRYRLPLPTYPFERQRYWIEPQKLASAQSNSLPKLTVSELWQSLIASGQLQASAGARELDEPISQEKREYLDRLCIAYINLALTNLGAFSNPSKRYSLEELLNQCQIIPPYRELLCRWLEILVEQGQLKQEQGLFTNFLPISTNFVNELLVKVRAIWADTLQQIDLLQLYGENMVALLTGKKEPLEFHVSTLLKSGEFSVQQLPENKYYNSIMRVCLEEVLKSLPHQVNLRILEIGAGTGTGTAELLPILSSEKVNYTFTDVGGFFLNAAKNKFSDYPFVEYKLLDIERSPQEQGYTRHSFDVIVAFQVLHVARNIGETLDHIRSLLAPGGLLLFWETTQPRMEFEFIDALLMNPIEDSSGDRNMCNPFLSQEQWQAELKSHGFVQVTAFSNFAPFTDHIIVAQATTSATHEVPAAFTASLNEQDTGKTQEVSLGKQSNVADWFYIPSWKRSLPPQSNTQVKEAECWLVFVDEYGLGAQIVKRLELEGHKVITVTIGEQFGTTSESSKEQIGKCAYTIAPQQHDDYNTLLKELRAQDLIPQRIIHLWSVTQSELGDFNTTQGFQSLLLLTQALGKQNFTDELQLVVISNNMQAVTGVENLCPEKATVLGLVKVIPQEYSNIKCRSIDITVPSPGSWQEEKFVNQLLTELKGNSLDSVIAYRSWERWVQTFEPVQLAASIPETPKLREKGVYLITGGLEDIGIVVAEHLAKTVQAKLLILEAEDFPHYQEWEQWLTTHDEQDNISCKILKAQELEKLGAEVLIKNVDLVNLAQMQSAIAQIQEHFGQLNGVFHTAKIPIEKLFTPIAEIEPTECEQQFQQKRQGLLVLEEILQFQKLDFCLLMSSLTSILGGLGSVGYSAVSLLMDAFTYQYNQKNPVPWMSINWDAWQFRTDNQEIFASTSLAEFAIQPQEGINALERILLWSQYHQIVVSTGNLQSRIDQWIKLESLQEKTTNRQINLSSRHSRPNLKNAYVAPSNDVERKLADIFQELLGIEPIGIHDNFFALGGDSLTGTVLISQVRKHFQVELPIRSLFEAPTVAELALVIEEILIEEIEQLSADEERDKTLDVQLSN, from the coding sequence ATGATGAGTAATCAATTAAAAGGTATAGCTATCATTGGCATGGCAGGCCGCTTTCCGGGAGCCAAAAGCGTAAATGAGTTCTGGCAAAACTTGTGTAACGGTGTAGAGTCTATTTCCCACTTCAGTGATGAAGAATTATTAGCAGCCGGTGTAGACCCTGCTGATTTGAGCGATCGCAATTATGTGAAAGCTGGGTTTGTGCTAGAAGATATCGAGAAGTTTGACGCAGCATTTTTTGGCTTTTCTCCTAGAGAAGCTGAACTGCTTGATCCTCAGCAGCGAGTTTTTTTGGAATGTGCTTGGGAAGCATTGGAAAATGCTGGTTATAACCCGAAAGTAGATAACAACTTCACTGGTTTATATGCAGGGGGAAACTTAAGTACTTATTTGTTCTATAATCTGGCTTCACACCCTGAGTTATTGAAATCGCTACATCTGCCAATTACCCTTGGTAATGACAAAGACTTTATTCCTACACGAGTTTCCTACAAATTGAATTTGAAAGGGCCGAGTGTCAATGTTGGTACAGCTTGTTCTACTTCATTAGTAGCTGTTCATCTAGCGTGTCGAGGTTTATTAAGCTATCAATGCGATATGGCGTTGGCTGGTGGTGTTGCTATTCAAGTTCCCCAAGTAGCAGGTTACTTTTATGAACCAGGCGGGATGGCTTCTGCTGACGCTCATACTCGTACCTTTGATGCTAAAGCTACTGGTGGCCCTTTTGGTAGAGGTGCAGGTGTTGTTGTACTCAAGAGATTAGCAGATGCCGTAGCTGATGGTGATTATATTTATGGAGTGATCAAAGGTTCAGCCATTAATAACGATGGTGCCATGAAAGTCAGCTATACAGCACCAAGTGTAAATGGACAAGCAGAAGTTATCGCCGAAGCTCAAGCGATCGCCTCTTTTGCTCCTGAGACAATTACCTACATCGAGACTCATGGTACAGCTACAGCCCTTGGCGATCCTATTGAAATTCGGGCGTTGGAAAAAGTGTTTCGTGCCGGAACCAATAAGAAGGGTTTTTGTGCCATTGGTTCAGTTAAAACTAATGTGAGTCATTTGAATACGGCTGCTGGGGTAACGAGCTTAATTAAAACTGCCTTGGCTTTAAAATGTGAACAAATACCCCCCAGCTTGTATTTTGAAGAACCATCACCTGAGATAGACTTTGCCAACAGTCCTTTTTACGTCAATACCCAACTGTCTGCATGGCCAACAAACGGAACACCACGCCGTGCGGGGGTTAGTTCTTTTGGTCTTGGGGGGACTAATGCTCACGTTGTATTAGAAGAAGCTCCTGAACAAGAGCAGGGGAGCAGGGAAGCAGAGGAGCAGGGGAGAAACTATCAATTGTTGGTACTTTCTGCCAAAACGAATTCTGCATTAGAGGCTGCAACTGCAAATTTAATTAATCATTTGCAACAGCATCCCGAACTCAACCTAGCTGATGTAGCTTATACATTACAAGTTGGTCGTCATCCTTTTAACCATCGGCGCACAGTTGTTTGCCAAGATATTCCAGATGCTATAGTTGCTTTGCAGAATCCCAAACGTGTTTTGACTAGTACAGAAGAAACCAATGAGCGCCCCGTAGCTTTCATGTTTACTGGTTTGGGAACGCAGTACATCAATATGACTGAGGAACTTTATCAAGTCGAACCAACTTTTCGCGAACATATTGATCTTTGTTGTTCTTTGTTTCAACCTTTATTGGGTGTTGACCTGAAACAAGTTATTTATCCTACTTCTGAATCAACCAAGCCAGAAGCCACAACAGCAAATCCAGGGATAGATTTACGCCAGATGTTGGGACGTAATACCCAACCAGCAGATCCCACTACCCAAAAACTCAATCAAACGTCTCTCACTCAGCCAGCACTATTTACCATTGAATATGCTTTAGCTCAGTTGTGGATGTCTTGGGGTATGCGTCCAGTGGCGATGATTGGCTATAGTCTTGGTGAATATGTGGCAGCGACATTGGCCGGGGTATTATCTCTCAAAGATGCGGTAACTTTAGTTGCTAAAAGAGCGCAAATGATTCAAGAGTTACCATCAGGAGCAATGCTGGCGGTTCCTTTATCAGAAGAAGAAGTACAACCTTTTTTAAGTCCTCATCTTTCATTATCGGCAATTAACGGCGCATCGCAATGTGTGTTAGCGGGAACAATAGAGGCGGTAAGAGAATTAGAACAACAGCTTACAGCCAAGGGAGTAGCTTGTCGGCGATTGCAGACATCCCATGCTTTTCATTCTTTCATGATGCAAGCGATCGCTGATTCTTTCACTGCACTTGTGCAAACTATCAATTTCAAACCACCACAAACCCCTTATCTGTCAAATGTCACGGGAACTTGGATCACACCAGAGCAAGCCACAAACCCCAGCTATTGGACACAGCACATGTGCCAACCTGTGCGCTTTGCTGATGGTGTCAATCATTTGTGGAAACAACGCAGTCCCGTTTTGTTGGAGATAGGGGCGGGACAGGCATTAAGCAGCTTGGCAATGCAATGTTTAGATAATGTTGATGATGAATTGGTAATATTATCTTCGTTACGTTACGCTTATGAGCGACAATCTGATGTTGCTTTTATCTTAAACACATTAGGGCAGCTATGGCTGGCAGGAGCCAAGATAGATTGGTCGGGATTTCATACCCATGAGCGCCGATATCGCTTACCCTTGCCAACATACCCCTTTGAGCGACAAAGATATTGGATTGAACCGCAAAAATTAGCTTCAGCACAAAGTAATTCCTTGCCCAAGTTAACAGTATCAGAACTTTGGCAATCTCTGATAGCATCTGGTCAACTTCAAGCTAGTGCAGGGGCAAGGGAATTGGACGAACCAATCTCTCAAGAGAAAAGAGAATATTTAGATCGTTTATGTATTGCTTATATTAATCTTGCTTTAACAAATTTAGGAGCTTTTAGCAATCCTAGCAAAAGGTATTCTTTAGAGGAGTTATTGAACCAATGCCAAATTATTCCTCCCTATAGAGAATTGTTGTGTCGATGGCTAGAAATATTAGTAGAGCAGGGACAATTAAAACAAGAACAAGGACTATTTACGAACTTTCTTCCCATATCAACAAACTTTGTGAATGAGCTTTTGGTAAAAGTGAGAGCTATATGGGCAGACACACTGCAACAAATAGATTTGCTGCAACTGTATGGCGAAAATATGGTAGCTCTGCTGACGGGTAAAAAAGAACCATTAGAGTTCCATGTTTCTACTTTGTTAAAGTCAGGAGAATTCTCAGTCCAACAATTGCCTGAGAATAAGTACTACAACTCAATCATGCGGGTTTGCTTAGAGGAGGTGTTAAAATCTTTACCGCATCAAGTCAATCTGAGAATTCTGGAAATTGGGGCTGGAACTGGTACTGGTACGGCAGAGTTATTACCAATATTGTCATCGGAGAAAGTTAACTATACTTTCACTGACGTGGGAGGTTTTTTCCTGAATGCAGCCAAAAATAAATTTAGCGATTATCCATTTGTGGAATATAAGTTACTAGACATTGAGCGATCGCCACAAGAACAGGGATACACAAGGCATAGTTTTGATGTGATTGTAGCTTTTCAGGTGCTGCACGTAGCTCGAAACATTGGAGAAACTCTAGATCACATTCGCTCTTTACTTGCTCCTGGAGGTTTACTTCTATTTTGGGAAACAACTCAACCCAGAATGGAATTTGAGTTCATTGATGCGCTGCTCATGAATCCGATAGAAGATTCATCAGGCGATCGCAACATGTGCAATCCTTTTTTATCTCAGGAACAGTGGCAAGCAGAACTCAAATCTCACGGTTTTGTTCAGGTAACAGCTTTCTCGAACTTCGCACCTTTTACAGACCACATAATTGTCGCTCAAGCTACTACATCAGCAACGCACGAAGTACCAGCAGCATTTACAGCCTCGCTTAATGAACAAGATACAGGAAAGACACAAGAAGTGTCATTAGGTAAACAGTCCAACGTTGCAGACTGGTTCTACATCCCTTCCTGGAAACGTTCACTACCACCACAGTCAAACACTCAGGTCAAAGAAGCTGAATGCTGGTTAGTATTTGTTGATGAGTATGGATTGGGCGCTCAAATCGTCAAGCGACTTGAACTTGAAGGTCATAAGGTAATTACCGTCACAATTGGAGAACAATTTGGGACTACGAGTGAATCTTCAAAAGAGCAGATTGGTAAGTGTGCATACACAATAGCACCGCAACAACACGATGATTACAACACCCTACTCAAAGAACTCCGTGCCCAAGACTTAATACCACAAAGAATTATTCATCTGTGGAGTGTAACACAGTCAGAACTTGGAGACTTTAACACAACACAAGGATTCCAAAGTTTGTTATTGTTAACACAAGCGTTAGGAAAACAGAACTTTACTGATGAGTTACAGCTTGTAGTTATCTCCAACAATATGCAAGCTGTAACCGGAGTAGAAAATCTCTGTCCAGAAAAAGCAACTGTACTTGGACTTGTTAAGGTCATCCCACAGGAATATTCAAATATTAAATGTCGTAGCATTGATATTACTGTTCCCTCACCAGGAAGTTGGCAAGAAGAGAAATTTGTCAATCAACTGCTGACGGAACTTAAAGGTAATTCCTTGGACTCAGTTATTGCTTATCGTAGTTGGGAACGTTGGGTACAAACTTTTGAGCCTGTGCAATTAGCAGCAAGCATTCCTGAGACACCAAAGTTAAGGGAAAAAGGAGTCTACTTAATTACTGGTGGGCTTGAAGACATAGGAATTGTAGTAGCCGAACATCTAGCCAAGACAGTACAGGCAAAACTGCTAATTTTAGAAGCTGAAGATTTTCCCCATTATCAAGAGTGGGAACAATGGCTGACAACTCACGATGAGCAAGATAACATCAGCTGCAAGATTCTCAAAGCGCAGGAACTAGAAAAACTGGGTGCAGAAGTCTTAATTAAAAACGTTGATTTAGTGAATTTAGCACAAATGCAAAGTGCGATCGCTCAAATTCAAGAACATTTTGGTCAACTCAACGGGGTATTCCACACAGCTAAGATACCTATAGAAAAATTATTTACTCCCATTGCAGAAATAGAGCCAACGGAGTGCGAACAGCAATTTCAACAAAAGAGACAAGGACTCTTAGTATTAGAGGAGATTTTGCAGTTCCAAAAACTCGATTTTTGTTTATTGATGTCTTCGTTAACCTCTATTTTAGGAGGATTAGGTTCTGTTGGCTACTCAGCAGTAAGTCTTTTGATGGACGCTTTTACTTATCAGTATAATCAGAAAAATCCTGTTCCTTGGATGAGCATTAACTGGGATGCGTGGCAATTTAGAACAGACAATCAAGAAATATTTGCTAGTACAAGTTTGGCAGAATTCGCCATCCAGCCCCAAGAAGGTATTAATGCCCTTGAACGTATTCTTTTATGGAGCCAATATCATCAAATAGTTGTTTCGACTGGTAATTTACAATCTAGAATTGACCAGTGGATTAAGCTAGAATCTTTACAAGAGAAAACTACTAACCGACAAATCAATTTATCTTCTCGTCACTCAAGACCGAATTTAAAGAATGCTTATGTCGCTCCTAGTAACGATGTAGAGCGCAAACTGGCTGATATTTTCCAAGAGTTACTAGGTATTGAGCCAATCGGTATTCATGACAACTTCTTTGCATTAGGTGGAGACTCTCTCACAGGAACTGTACTTATTTCCCAGGTTCGCAAACATTTCCAGGTAGAACTACCTATTCGTTCTCTTTTTGAAGCACCTACTGTAGCTGAGTTAGCTTTGGTGATTGAAGAAATTCTCATAGAAGAAATAGAACAATTATCTGCCGATGAGGAAAGAGATAAAACTCTTGATGTCCAGTTGTCAAATTAA
- a CDS encoding 3-hydroxyacyl-CoA dehydrogenase family protein, with protein MRIQVVGVVGAGVMGIGLAQNLAQNGHQVILVDISEEILERANAQIKKNIRFQGFFNKNEKVENSENCLHKIKFSTNYKFLEKAEFVIENATEKWDIKKGIYAQLDAICPKKTIFAANTSAISITRIASVTKCADKVIGMHFMNPVPMKPIVEMIRGYHTSDETISTAQELLSQMGKEGILVNDSPGFVSNRVLMLTINEAIFLLQDKVASVEEVDRIFKTCFGHKMGPLETADLIGLDTILFSIEVLYESFNDSKYRPCPMLKKMVDAGLHGRKTGQGFYAYSEAI; from the coding sequence ATGAGAATTCAAGTAGTTGGTGTAGTTGGAGCAGGTGTCATGGGAATTGGGTTAGCCCAAAACCTCGCGCAAAATGGTCATCAAGTAATTCTAGTAGATATTTCCGAAGAAATTTTGGAACGTGCCAACGCACAAATCAAAAAAAACATTCGTTTTCAAGGTTTTTTCAATAAAAATGAAAAAGTAGAAAATTCAGAGAATTGTCTGCATAAAATTAAATTTTCTACCAACTATAAGTTTCTTGAAAAAGCAGAATTTGTGATTGAAAATGCCACAGAAAAGTGGGATATTAAAAAGGGAATATACGCGCAGCTTGATGCGATTTGTCCCAAAAAGACTATATTTGCAGCCAATACCTCTGCTATCTCCATTACTCGCATCGCTTCAGTCACTAAATGTGCTGACAAAGTTATTGGAATGCACTTTATGAACCCAGTACCAATGAAGCCGATAGTGGAAATGATTCGCGGGTATCACACATCCGATGAAACAATTTCGACAGCACAAGAATTGTTGTCACAGATGGGTAAAGAAGGCATTCTCGTCAATGATTCGCCTGGTTTTGTCTCCAACCGAGTTCTGATGTTAACGATAAACGAAGCTATTTTCTTGTTACAAGACAAAGTTGCTTCAGTGGAAGAAGTGGATAGAATTTTCAAAACTTGTTTTGGTCACAAAATGGGTCCTTTAGAAACTGCCGACTTAATTGGATTAGACACAATTCTTTTCTCCATCGAAGTTTTGTACGAAAGTTTCAATGATAGTAAATATAGACCTTGCCCAATGCTAAAAAAAATGGTAGATGCAGGATTGCATGGTCGTAAAACTGGACAAGGTTTTTATGCTTATAGCGAAGCAATTTGA
- a CDS encoding acyl carrier protein, translating into MPEIPAKIKEFLSRFFRNHDLQLDEDIFALGFVNSMFAMQLVLFIEQEFKITIENEDLDFANFKTISAMTRLIESKTNLVPQT; encoded by the coding sequence ATGCCAGAAATTCCTGCAAAGATTAAAGAATTCCTATCCCGTTTTTTTCGTAATCATGACTTGCAGCTAGATGAAGATATTTTTGCTCTTGGTTTTGTCAACTCTATGTTCGCCATGCAACTTGTATTATTTATTGAACAAGAATTTAAGATTACTATTGAAAATGAAGATTTAGATTTTGCAAACTTTAAAACAATAAGTGCAATGACTCGTCTCATAGAAAGCAAGACGAACTTAGTTCCACAAACATAA
- a CDS encoding acyl-CoA dehydrogenase family protein, producing MRIELTAQQKDAQAEFRAFVNEEIIPHANHYDQEECTPPQLIEKFARQGYLGAILPKEFGGKSVEIITYGLLNEEIGRGCSSLRSLLTVHSMVAYALCKWGTKSQKEYWLPKLASGKVIAAFALSEPNVGSDAKSIETTATLSSDSYILNGQKKWITYGQIADVFLVFAQCSGKPSAFLVEKNSPGLVIKPISGMLGVKASMLAELHFQDCRIPQENLVGKLGFGFAYVASSALDYGRYSVAWGSVGIAQACLEACIQYTSERKQFGVYLKEHQLIRQMIAEMIANVKAARLLCYQAGYFKEIGDRTSISETSIAKYFASTTAAKIANDAVQIHGANGCTNKYSVARYLRDAKIMEIIEGSTQIQQITIADYGYQEYIMSQSTPTMSQQLLARM from the coding sequence ATGAGAATTGAGTTGACTGCTCAACAAAAAGACGCTCAAGCTGAATTTAGAGCTTTCGTCAACGAAGAGATTATTCCTCACGCGAATCACTACGACCAAGAAGAGTGTACTCCTCCCCAACTCATTGAAAAATTTGCTCGTCAAGGATATTTGGGTGCCATATTACCCAAAGAATTTGGTGGTAAAAGTGTAGAGATCATCACCTATGGTCTTCTCAATGAAGAAATTGGCAGGGGATGTTCTTCGCTAAGAAGTTTACTCACCGTGCATAGCATGGTTGCTTATGCTTTATGTAAATGGGGTACTAAGTCTCAAAAAGAATATTGGTTACCTAAATTAGCATCTGGTAAAGTAATAGCGGCTTTCGCCTTAAGTGAACCTAATGTAGGTAGTGATGCTAAAAGTATAGAAACCACCGCCACTCTTTCTAGTGACTCTTATATCTTAAATGGGCAGAAAAAGTGGATTACCTACGGACAAATAGCGGATGTTTTTTTAGTATTTGCCCAATGTTCGGGTAAACCCTCTGCTTTTTTAGTAGAAAAAAATAGCCCAGGACTTGTCATCAAACCTATTTCTGGGATGTTAGGCGTTAAAGCTTCCATGTTAGCCGAGCTACATTTTCAGGATTGTCGCATTCCCCAAGAAAATTTAGTGGGCAAGTTAGGTTTTGGTTTTGCTTATGTCGCTTCTTCAGCACTGGATTATGGAAGATACAGCGTAGCATGGGGTTCTGTGGGTATTGCTCAAGCTTGTTTAGAAGCTTGTATTCAATACACAAGCGAACGAAAACAGTTTGGTGTTTACCTCAAAGAACACCAATTGATTCGACAAATGATCGCTGAAATGATAGCTAATGTAAAAGCTGCACGATTATTGTGCTATCAAGCTGGTTATTTTAAAGAAATTGGTGATCGCACTTCAATAAGTGAGACTTCAATTGCTAAATATTTTGCCTCTACCACTGCAGCCAAAATTGCCAATGATGCTGTACAAATTCACGGAGCTAATGGTTGTACAAATAAATATTCTGTTGCTAGATATTTGCGAGATGCCAAAATTATGGAAATCATCGAAGGTAGCACACAAATACAACAAATAACCATTGCTGATTACGGTTATCAAGAGTATATTATGTCACAATCTACTCCCACTATGTCGCAACAATTATTGGCAAGGATGTGA
- a CDS encoding HAD-IIIC family phosphatase, producing MISTKAEVLNSKQADKKAVKCVVWDLDNTLWNGVLLEDDRIFLRNEVVEIIKKLDSRGILQSIASKNDAAKAMAQLQEFELHEYFLYPQINWNSKSSSIQEIAHSLNLGVDTFAFIDDQLFELEEVKFSLPELLCINAAELGHLLDMPEMNPRFITKDSRLRRLMYISDIVRNNSEKSFIGTQEEFLATLNMTFTISSAHEEDLQRAEELTLRTNQLNTTGYTYSYDELNHFRQSDKHKLLIASLDDKYGSYGKIGLVLVECQELVWTIKLLLMSCRVMSRGVGTIMLNYIMTLAKNNNVRLRSEFVSNDRNRMMYVSYKFVGFQEIDKHGDLQILENKLTRIQPFPKYVKVNILN from the coding sequence ATGATTAGTACAAAAGCTGAAGTTTTAAATAGTAAACAAGCCGATAAAAAAGCTGTTAAATGTGTAGTTTGGGATTTAGATAATACACTTTGGAATGGTGTGTTACTGGAAGATGACCGCATTTTTCTGCGAAATGAAGTAGTTGAGATTATTAAAAAATTAGATAGTCGTGGCATCTTACAATCTATCGCTAGTAAAAATGATGCTGCCAAAGCAATGGCACAACTCCAAGAGTTTGAGTTACATGAATATTTTCTGTATCCCCAAATAAATTGGAATTCTAAGTCTAGTTCTATTCAAGAAATTGCTCATTCTCTTAATTTAGGTGTTGATACATTTGCCTTTATAGATGACCAATTATTTGAATTAGAAGAAGTCAAGTTTTCACTGCCTGAACTCCTTTGTATAAATGCGGCTGAACTAGGACATTTGCTAGATATGCCAGAAATGAATCCTCGTTTTATCACGAAAGATTCAAGACTGAGACGATTAATGTATATTAGCGATATAGTTAGAAATAATTCCGAAAAAAGTTTTATTGGCACTCAGGAGGAATTTTTAGCTACCCTCAATATGACTTTTACTATCTCTTCTGCCCACGAAGAGGATTTACAAAGAGCCGAAGAATTAACACTCAGAACCAATCAATTGAATACAACAGGTTATACGTATTCCTATGATGAACTCAATCATTTTCGGCAATCAGATAAACATAAATTGCTAATTGCAAGTTTGGATGATAAGTACGGTAGTTACGGCAAAATTGGCTTAGTTCTTGTGGAATGTCAAGAGTTGGTGTGGACTATAAAACTTTTGCTGATGTCTTGTCGCGTTATGTCCAGAGGCGTCGGCACAATTATGCTGAACTATATTATGACATTAGCTAAAAATAACAATGTTCGTTTGCGGTCTGAGTTTGTTTCCAACGATCGCAATAGAATGATGTACGTGTCTTACAAGTTTGTAGGGTTTCAGGAAATTGATAAGCACGGAGATTTGCAAATTTTAGAAAATAAACTCACACGCATTCAACCCTTTCCTAAATATGTAAAGGTCAATATTCTTAATTAG